The Osmerus mordax isolate fOsmMor3 chromosome 5, fOsmMor3.pri, whole genome shotgun sequence DNA window ggtggggttgggggggggggggggggggaggggggtgggtgggtgggttgttCCTTAGGTCAACATTAGTTCTTAAAAGTCGTTTTGTGTCGTTTCTCGCCCACTTCTCGTAAAAGAACCACCCTGGTAATTGGAACCAGTGTTTTATGAAAACTGGAAGTGTGTATATTGAAGTGGATATGTTTCTCTGTCTTTGATACTGGATACAGTGCTAATAAATACAGAAGCTGGAAATGAATGGCTTACTTCTCCTACAGTTCCTCATTCTGCTATCAAATATCTACAGGGGGGTTGAGGCTCTGCACTCCATTGCATTTTAACATCTCAGAAATGCCCACCAAGCAAATATAAAGTTACAGTCAACATATCAAATCCGGTGAATGAGCTAGTATTGACCAAGAAATTGTAAAGGCTTGAAAGTTGAActtagtactgtactgtttacCTAAGAATCGGGCTGCTAATAATAATTTTCAGTGGCATTGTAGAACACATTAACCATATTAAAAGATACACGTTTAATATTTTATTAGTGATACGTTCTATGCATCTTAAGAAGTTTCAGCTTCAGCTTTCCAGTTCAGAATTTCGATATGAGGCCTCGTCTTACCCTCAGATGAGCTCTGATTCTGTTGCTGGTTAGTGTTAAAAAGCAACCTTGAGTGTTTAGCCTGATAGTGTTTCCAGACAGAAGATACTCTAGGGAAGACAAATAGGGTTCAAGCCCTCTCCAGCAGATAATGAAGGTGCCTCTCTCTCAACTCCTTTCTTATGGAGAAAGACCCAATCGGCAACAAGGGGTACAAGCACAACTTTATCACTTTGAAGTCTGGGCCAAACATCTGCACTCTTGCTATACTTTCTCCTTTCAGGAATATCCATTGCAGCTCCATCACAGTTTCAAGctgaccttctcctctcttagCTTGCTGCTCAGATCTCTCCTTCAACACGTGTCAAGCTTACATAATCATAGTTTATAGTCATGCATTTTCTTTGGAAaccacatgtttttttttccagtGGTGTTTGCAAATGTTCTCTGAAGTATGTGTTTCAAGCTGTGTAATGAGGCTGACTCAGGCAGTTTGTTAAGGTGGGAAGAGCCTAATTAAAACCGTCGCAACCACGTCATTCAGCCAGTCCGGTTTTTGTAGCTCACAGCAGGCCATGTCAAACATAAACTCTCAACATACCAACAGCTCTGCGATCATGCTGATCATGCTGTTTTTGATTATTTCATTGTAGTACAAACAACAGTGTTGTCAAGACAATggatttcttttttctctgtgtAAAAGTTGCGACACTGAGCTCAGTGTTGGTGGTTTAgattgtgtggtgtggtgatgtTACATGAGAACATCTCAACAGGGCTGTGGCTCGAAGTATTATCTAACTGAACCACTGACCAACAAGAGAGAGCTCAGTACTGCATTTACCGGTAAGCCTGAGGGGAGAGTAACTTGAAAGAGCTGAGTTTAAACCTGAAAGCCATCTTTTTAGGTGTGCATACTGTATTATGCATCAGTGGATAGGGAGACAACATGTGTTTCTAGATTTTATCCATATTTAATATACACATAATGATGTGTGTAGAGAATTGTATGAGACAGATGTGTGTAGTTGCAGACTGGGATAAAGATCCATGCAGAGCTGTGGAAGGAGGTTCAGACTCAGGTCCGGATACAGGCTAGAGGTGAACTGCAGATAAAAATGCAGGTGTAGTCGTATTTCTCTCCACGTAGGGCTCTCAATCTCTACTTCTGGACTGTGTCCAAACTTTCTGGTCGATGGTTCAGACgtccacatacatacactaacacacacatttttattcaGCGACATCTGCACAGACATTTCCTGAAATTCTGATAACAGGCGAATAAATATTTCCTCATATTTTATTTCCACATACCATCTCACCTTTCAGAGCTTATGAATGACATCTGGGTTGGCATTGTCTGTAAAAATGTCTGGTAACAATTTGGACATTATCTTTACaaatatgtttttgtgtttgtctttgagtGTGTTAGAATGAAATTCACAAAAAACAAGGTGACAGGTTTTtgtacaacaaaaaaacacgttCTTAGATGATTCACACTTATATGAAATAAACCTGACTTGGCCAGGAAACCGGCACTTGTGTAGTGGGTGTATGTTTTAAAGCTGACTTTTATTGACTCTTTTGAGGTTGGGTGAACTCAGCCTAAGCACCTGCCATATGTGTGCATGGATGAAAAATACAGTCAAGCCAGTCCTAGCCATCAATAATAGTGTATATTTACTCAAACCTCTTAAAGTGACAGTATTTTTTCTCTGAAATGTATATTCAGACGTCTAGCTAAGTGCTTTTAATTAACATACTACCTAACATAGTACTAACATACGACATTCTTTCACTGTATACTCTTATTTGCTTTTCTAACTGCAGCTGCCAATTTGCAAACGTGCAAATGACATAATTTCTTCAGTTGGAAAGCCAATATAAAAAGGAGAATTTTGTGTTCTGAACAGTTTCTTGAATTGGAACGGTAAAATCCCATTAGCAAGTTAAAAGTTATCAGTATAATGGGTACTGTGAAACGTATGTTATAGCTATCCTGTGTGGTTGTCCTGCGGTTTGTCAGTTTCAACTGTGTGTTTATACATAGTTTCTTGCATAAGGTCTCAAAACCTTTCCCTCCAATTAAGGCAATAAATATCAACAAAGAATGTTTTTTGCTTATGTTGGAACTCTTTCATATCATTATTAAATCCACAAGTTTGCAATCCACATGAGAGGAAAATGTCTCAGTGTTAGGGACTAAGTTCTATAGACACTATTTGATTTCTTGTAGCTTTCAGTTCTCAGTCTAATTTATTAGTGCAGGTTTTTTCTGAAGCCAAAGCTTTGGTGTAAAGACTGAGCACATTATATGGCTTGTTAGGTCCTTGAGCACTGGCCAACGTGAGGCATGTAGCCAGGTCTCAACAGTGAGGCCTTCTCCTCTGGACCCACACACAACTTGACTGGAACACAGATGCTCCAGCAACACTGCCACTGGCATGTGTTGTATAGTTCCCAGGTCATCAAGTTCAAAAGAAATGCATGCTTATACAGTACCTGTTCATATTTAAAGTATGAAACTTTATAATAtttgtattatattatatataatacaatacatgtatttattataaTATATTCAGTGCCATGAATTGTAAATGACACATACGGTACAATAGCcatgtaatattgtttaatTTCAGTATATCTTGAGTATTTATGCTGGAGCTTTGAGCAGCAGAACAGGCTACAGAACAATCTTGTCCTGTATGGGTTGTCAAGAGTTCTTGGATACTTCCTGATTCCTGTTACCACAGCAAACAGTGCAGACGTGGAGCTTAACATCAGACAGAGAGGTTGCAAGGCTTTTGTCACTGTGTCTCCTGCTGTGGCCAGATGTGCTGTCTCCGGAGCGGGGGGACACAGAGAAGGTGTCACGTGGCACCACTGCAGTTTGGACATCAAACATAAAGCGACTGTAGTGTTAGGTTAGTCCCTGAGGCCAGCAACAGTGGCCTGTGTATTGTTTGGCGGCACAACTCATATGTACGTGCCCATACAAAGTAATGAAGGACTCACATGACCTAGGAACATAAAACTGTATTAATCAATCGTTTTAATCAATACAATAGTACAACTTTACCCTATTCGAGAGTTTGATGTAGTTATTCTGTGCTCACAACCGTTTCAACTCAGGCATTTGTCCGGGAAGGGGTTGACAAAGCAATGAACTCATATCCCCAGGAATCCAATCCTATCAGCTTTTTGACACTGTTATTGGACATTTCATAAGTTCTGCCAATGATGTTCCAcccttttaaatgttttttatgCTGACAATGTCATGGCTAACAAGGCCAAATCAGGGTTGAAAAACAAGACCAGACAATCTTCactgggatgttttggccttAGTGACAGCCATAGCCTGTGGTTGCGACAGACACAAGACTATGTTTTCCTCATGTCCACGTGTCTCTCGGTCATTCCTGGAATACAGAGACTGGATTCAATCATGGCTAATAAACGGACACAGACATCATTCCGGAGATGGAAGAAAAACACCCCTCTCATAATGTAGCTGATTTGAAAAGAAACTGGACTGAATGATGCTGTGTTAAGTCACAAATCTTGCAAAAAATCTGTGTAAAATAAAGCAAGAACTAACATATTACACAAAGTTCAATTTTTTATTTGCCACCACCTACCTTAACTCACCCCACTTGTGTAACCTTGttgaccctcctccctctcccccaggttgGTGGTTTGTGAGCACtgcagaggagcagggctgggtccCTGCTACCTACCTGAACTCCCACAGCGGAACACGGGACGACCTGGAGCTGGGCGCCTCCAGGGCTGGAGAAGGTGAGACCGCAGCCTCCCTCCACTTCCTACcccgctccacacacacccaacaccccgCATCCTACCCCATCTCTGTCAAGGTAGAGTGGCCTCCAAACCCAGACCCACCGCCGCCGCCTGACGACAGTGTCTGACGTGCCGCTGGTGTGAACAACCCCCTCTGTGCTCCTGCCACTGTAAGCACTGCTGAACAAGCTGAGGATTCAGCCTTGAGTAAACACCTACTGTAGGAGTgctaatatacacacacgcgtactgtgtacacacacacacacaagccgcaACCCTGGGCTGAGGTGCCCTGAGTGACGTTTTGTATCCCTCCAGTCCTGCCAgtcctacagtacagtactgctgTGTAGAAGGCAGCAGTGATACAGTCCAATAGTACAGTACTGCTGtgcagaggggagcagggataCAGTCCTACGTTCGCAGAACCGACCACCGGGGAGCTTGTGCTAGTGGATGGTAAACTTAtgaatgaggtgtgtgtttacactgctTTAACGGTAGGGATTGAACTGTGAAGATATTTACGAGTCATGCTCCACACTAAGGTCAGGTCTAATGTTTACCATCCCAGGACCTGAGGTAAATCATGTGATTCCCCACACTGAGGATAATTATCTCTCCAGATGAGAAGGGTAAGGTTACTGTAGCTCTTTGTCCTGCGTTCTACCCTCACAGTGCTGTCCAAAACCCTGATAAGAAACACACCTAAACATGTGGGGTTTGCCAAAAGACCATGACCAATGGATCCAATCATGCTGTCATCCTAATTTACCCTCCCCGGTGACTTACAAAGTCATCTAGTCCAAGCTGTGTCACAGCCCAGTTCCTCTCCATGTTATCTGAGCTACATTGCCTTTGGCGCTGTGCCTGTGCAATGTCACTCTCTTTGGTCAAATACATGCTGCTTGGATTTCAACATTGGATTTACAGTGCGCACAGTGTTATCTACAATACCTACACTACCTGCAGTGCCTTCAGTATGCCTGCATGTATTcttgttgaccccccccccccccccaaaactacTAGAGGCACATGCTTAATTTGCTTGCATCTTACACTTCCAAACAAAAATTCAGATTTTCCAGCAGTGTTTTCAAGACTTTAACTGTACTTCATTTTGACTCCAAAACAATGGGTCCCGTATTCCCCCTGGCATTGTATATCatcagggctgagagagagagggaagcatgCTGGATGTAACAAACTCTATATCAGGATGAACGGTTCTGCAGTTTCACACAATTCTCAGTGGTATTTCTCTTCCCTAGCTTTATCTACATAATGCTAATTTATTCCTTATGAAATGCTGCGTAGCCGCAAATACTGACAGACAAGAAAACACACTCCAcatgcacacggacacacacataggtTACACAAGAAGCAGATAGCAGACGTTGCCAGAGCGGTAAGGTGACAATATGTCCGTGTAATTAGCCTTCCTGTGTCTACTCAGTCATGGGAACGACCAGGGCCACATGCAGCCGCCTAAACCACCGCTCTGtcacagagatggagatgggaCTCTGTGGCAGGGATCTGGAACACATGATACGGCCTTAAGAACCGCGACAGACAGTCTGCGTTGtggatctctccctctgtgtgatCAAGAGTCCCATCATGACAGATAGCTGGATGTCTTCCTTTTTAGAGTGGTCATGTTTCAGACTTGTAATTCTTTGTCATGGCTTCTATGATATGATACTTGTGATAGCTATAATATTTGAAGGCTCGATGTTTGGAGAGCTATTCTGCTCTGGCTACTTCTAATTTGTAATTATGGATGGATTAAATATGTGGGTCAACTTTGATGATCAATTTAAGTTTTTCAAAGAATGAAACAATTAGTTTTTTTTGGTCATAATACTTCTAATTGACCTTGCAAGTTCAGTCTAATGTCTTTGATGGCTGCTAGACATTTAACTGATGAAAGATGATGGGAAATGATTTTCTTCAATTAGACAATTATGTAATTTCGCATCAAAACATTACTCCAAAGGGTGTTTCCCATCTCCAGTACGCAAAAGTCGGAAAACGTTTTGATCTGCGCACTGAAATCCTGTTTATTTAATCTATTGAATAAATGGCCTGCAATGTGTGCCACAGATGCTtctgcaggacaggacaggacaaacATGCGAACAGCTTCTGCTAATTACAAGCCACAGCCAACATGGCCCCTTGTTTTACGTTTCCTGTGTAACACTTGTCCATCCTCACCATACTGCAGCGGGGCCGCACTTATTTTATACGTCCTCATCCTTCCATGTAACCCACTAATAATGGTCTGTCAACGGAATCCATGGTGTTTGTGATATTTGTGCTCTCCTTTCATGtcgccgtgtttgtgtgtgtgtgtgtgtttaatgcgtgtgtttgtgcgtgtgtctgctcgCCATGTGTGTCCCTCCATCAGTCCCTAAACGCCATAAGGCCCATCTGAAGAGGCTGGACCGCAGATGGACGTTGGGGGGGATGGTCAGCAGGCAGCAGAGCCGAGGTGAACCAGCCCCAACCTCAAACTGTGTTTagtccccttctctctgtccacctTACCCGTCCACACTCCTTCTGCCTATCTGTGATGCTCGCCTTTCCCCGTGAAACTCCACCATCTTGAACCAACTACATGCCATTAACTCGCACGCTCATACTGTAACTTTGTCAGCGAGTAAGGAAAGAGTATAATTCAAACTCCTGTCAGTTCTGCAAAAGCAAATGTGAACTCAGAAACTTTTATATCAGTGTTGGAAAAGGAATTTACTTTCACATCCTGAAATTACCTCATGTACACGATTTATTATAATTAACCTCAGCGTGCAATACCAATCTTTTCTCAATTAAAGTTAAACTGGTCCACTTATCAAACTGTTATTGAGTTATAGACCTTGGTAGACCTCATGTAACATTTCACCACATTATTGGAGTTTTATGAGTAAATGAAACATGTACGTTCATACTTTTGTGTGGGGCCTCGACTTTATCGACTTTATCGAGGTGTTGAGAGCAACTTGGTCAACTGATAAATGAAGCCAATAAAGAGTTTTATTCATGTGTCTGTCGAAGAAAGGGTGAAAAGTGTTTGTGCTTGCTCACATTACCCTCTCCAAGGCCAAGcttcgttttttttctccaaaagaTATGCAGTTGAACAGCTCACAGAGAGTTGATACTGTAGGCTGTTGGAGTCCAGCTCCAAGGTTTGTGCTTGGCAACACTGTGGACGGAGCACACAAAAAAAGAGTGGCCTCTGGAGTAGAAAGAGGTTTTCCACtgaaggaactaaatcttgctgAAATAGTGCTGACTGCAGGAAAATAGTTTATGAAAGTTATGCAGGCGATGCATGTTGTGGTTAACATAATATCTGATTCAGAGTTTCCCCCTCTGGCGACTGTGTGTtgagggagggtgaaggagggtgagggagaggaaggggcggAGAGGGGAACCACAGGAACAGGGTTGCCCCTCCAGGGACCGCTCTGCCAGGCCTTTAAACACACAGACCGGAAGCCTCACAGCTCtggagagaggaaagcagagcAGGCAGGAAATGTCCTTTCTTCCTCTATTAACATGGCTGTACATGGACCATAGTTTTTCCATGTAAAGGGAATTCCTATTACATTCCCATTCAGGTCTTTCATATTCTTACAGGATGATAGGCAAGGACTTTTAACATAGCATGCCAATATCccgcaaactctctctctctctctctctctctctctctctctctctctctctctctctctctctctctctatgtctcttctctccttaaTCTCCCTGGTATCGTCTGAGATGAGGTCTCTAATGACGAATAATTACTGTCACTAGCCCAATAGGAAGTTACAAATCAAGATGGCGCCTGTGTCTTGCTAAGTGTTGAGATCCGAAAGACTGACCGCCACAAATCTGTTACCCACGATCTGTTAATAGGGCTATTCCCCAATGTGATACGATCGGAGACTCTTCACATTCACCAAAACATTTTTGAACAGTCAGCACCCCTCCATTCCATCCTTTAACGAGTTGTCAGGTCTACAGGACTTTTTGccctttctctttatttttctttcagTAATGCTTCATTTTCTTCTACCTCTTGTAAAACACTTCAATTTTTTCCATTGGTTTGAATAATGGGTTGTTATCGTAGCGCTACAGTAAGGTTGAGAAGCTGACAGTGGCCTTTGTGTTCCCACGCCCTCTGTTGGGCCTTGCAGAGGAGAAGTATGTGACGGTGCAGCCGTACTCCAGCCAGGGGAAGGATGAGATTGCCTTTGAGAAAGGGGCCATTGTTGAAGTCATCCAGAAGAACCTGGAGGGATGGTGGTTTATCAGGTAAGAGAGACTGTGGGGTTTTAATACTGTCATAACAGTGAATGACCTGCCAAACAAAACCATCTTCTGTTATTATGGCTCATGTTTACACACGCTCtttatatctctccctctcgccatccttctccctctcatccctccctccctctctctccctctctcccactttccccttccCAGGTACCAGGACAAGGAGGGCTGGGCCCCGGCCTCCTACCTGAAGAAGGTGAAGGATGACCTTTCACCCCGTAAGAAGACAGTGACGGGACCGGTGGAGATTATTGGAAACATCATGGAGATCAGCAACCTGCTCAACAAGAGGACCCTGAGTGAGAGGGACATGCAGGTGGAGGGCCCACCTGAGGAGAGTCCCCAGGTGGCTCGGAGGGAGATCAGTCTGCCCATGCCCTGCCGTGACTCCTGCCCAGGCCCCGCTCTGCCGGAGAGCAAGGTCAAACCTGAGCCTGCCTCCCCAGCCGTAGCCCGCATCGCTCCCCACAGGATTGAGATTGGTGAGTTGTCGCCGGCAATAATTCTTTTGGATTTGCATAACTGTATTTGTGAGTTGGAGAATGAACAGAACATATAGGTTTGATAATAGGATGTTATCAACTATGTAACTACACTGATTACAGTTTGAATGATTAATTCCTCCCTCCTGTTTTAGGCTCCCCAATCCTTAGGCAAAAGCCTCCTCCTCGAAGAGATGCAACGCTGGTCAGTGGCAAATATGTTTATCAATTCTAAATTGAATGTTTATATAAGTATCTGTATAAAGTTTTAGTGGCACCGTTttaagtactgtgtgtgtgtggttgtctttaCCCAGGGATTTCAGTTACCTTCTCTCCCAGAGCCCCCTACGGTTGAAGCAGAGTACTACACCATTGCAGAGTTCCAGTCAGGCATAGCAGATGGAATCAGTTTTAATGGAGGACAGAAAGCTGATGTAAGAATTTTTGTTGAATCTAAAATAATATAGTTTTATTGGTCTGAATTCCACTTGTTTTGTGAGAATGGCAGAATAgcttgtgtgtctggatgtcttgTTACCTAGGTGATAGAGAAGAACTCAGGGGGTTGGTGGTATGTCCAgataggagagaaggagggctggGCTCCCTGCTCCTATATCGACAAACGCAAGAAACCCAACCTGAACCGACGAACCAGCACCCTCAGCAGGCCCAAAGTCCCGCCCCCAGCACCGCCAGTCAAGAAGCAGGATTCTGAGGAGACAGCACCTCCCAGCAGCCCTGGCTCTGAGGCCCCAGAATCCCCTGTGTCTCCTGGCCGACCAGTATACGAGGAACCAGAGTATGACGTGCCTGCCATCGGAGACCTGGACATGGAGTCTGAGTTTGAGTTCCTGAGGGGAGACGGCTCCTCGGTGGACGGAAAGAATGAAGacgcctcctcctctcacctgtccTTCAagccctcccccgcctcctccgtCCACAGCGCCTCCTTCAAAACGGACGAGTCGTTTGAGGACGTCTCCCAAGAGGCTGAAGAGGAGTCGGAGGCGGTGGAGGAGTGCATCTATGAGAATGACGGATTCAGGCCCTTCAGAGAGACGTCACATACACATTACAGTGGAGACTCTGACTCCCCCAAGACAAATGTCCCTTCAGAGACAAGCAGGCCAGCTAATTGTCACTCCACCCCAGGGGGCAGGAGAGCGAGCAAGAAGAACCAGCTGGAGCTCAATGGGAACCAGATTCCTACCAAGCCGGAGGGAGGAGCCACCAGTCCCAGAATCGTCTCCTCAGACTCCACCGCTGACCTCCCCAAACAGTCCAGGATGAAGAAAGAAAACAAGGTGGAGAGTAAAATGGCAACCACTAAGCCTAAGCCTGTGGTCAGACCCAAACCCCAGCTGGTCAAGAACTCCAGTGCCGAGAAAATGGACATCAGCAGTTTGAGAAGACAACTGAGGCCTACGGGGCAGCTGAAAAATGGCACCTCCAAGGCAACCAAAGGTGAAGACTCCGAGACAGCCTCCGTCATCTCCTCAGAggactccttctcctcctacaGCACCTCcgacctctcctccacctactCCAAAGGCAGCCGGGGTGACTCAGACCTGGAGAGCTGTACCCTGTACCGCACCACAGACCCCTATGAGAAGGTCCAGGAGTCTGAGGTGAGCTTCCCgggcggggtggaggtggaggtcctTGAGAAGCAGGAGAGTGGCTGGTGGTACATCCGCTGGGGTGAGGCAGAGGGCTGGGCTCCCACCTACTACCTGGAACCTGTCCGGCAGCCGGACGACACGGCTGGGTCCGAGTCCGACGGGACCCCCACTAAGCCAGGCAGCCTGAGTAAGTCCAACAGCCTGGAGAAGAACGAGCAGAGGGTCCAGGCCCTTAACAACATCAACCAGAACCTGAAGCGAATCACCCCGCCCATCCCCTCCAAGCCACCAGGGGGGCTATCGAGGCCCTTGGGCCTGTTCAATGGCTTTCAGAAGCAGAAGAATGGGACCAAGCAGCAGTTGATGGTCCGTCCCCAGTCAGTGTTCATCTCAGCCCCCATCATAGACACTCCCAGCCCTGTGGGGTCCCTCCGGAGGGGCGAGTCTCTCAACGCCACAGACCATCCCCGCTCCAGTCCCACTGTCAAGCGCAATGCCTCCTTTGATACACCTCCTAGAGCACCGGCACCAAAGGGTAACGCGGCATCATCCAATAGGAACACATCCAGTACGGGCAGCTCCGAGTTCTTGGGCCGTGGGCCTCAGAGAAACGACCTCACCACATCCACCGTGAAGCCCAAAACCATTGAGAAACACCACATCATCCACAACAACCTGAGAGAGTTGTACGTCTCCATAGCGGATTACCATGGCGACGAGGAGACCATGGGGTTCCCAGAGGGCACCAGTCTGGAAGTTCTAGACCGGAACCCTAACGGTTGGTGGTACTGTCAGGTTCTAGATAGTGGCAAGCCCAGGAAAGGCTGGGTCCCATCCAACTACCTGGAGAGAAAGCCATAGGACTAGACACTTACAGTGGATAAAGAGGTAGAGTTTGGGCCAGAGACTGAGAAGTTCAAGGTGAAACGTTTTACTAAAGGCATTATGAAGGCATTATGTTTGAATAAAAGGTAACAGGAATTTCCAACCTAGATGGCAACCTCTTTCATATCTAGCAGCAACAACAGTATCCCATATTAATTAACACAGAATCCCCCAGTGGAGAACTGCTTCTTGAAGAAGACATTTACAGTTAGAAGTAAGATGCCTTTACACCGCCCTATGATTAGATTTGAGCTAAAATCATTGCTAATAAAAAGATCCTTAAGTTGATTTATGATATTCtacttttcagttttttgcATGTTATAAAGATTTGTTCACCAACATTTTGGCCCTGCTTTACATAAGCATTTTCtcaatgttttgtattttaaaGATACAGTATGTCAGTCTATGCTTTTCATATTAAGAAACATCTGCATGTTTAGAAATAACATTTCTTGTGAGGATTCATGTTACTTAATATTTGTGTAGTTTGTAATTTTTTTACACCATCTGGTCTTTTGCATCTCTTGTAAATCCCAATCAATGTTTTAAACCAATTCTCAGATGAGCCTATCATACACATTTTCAGTAACGTGTTTGAGAAATGTACTTGTTTCCCTTCTTGTTGATACCAATATTTGTGTCCTTAGAGACGGCTGCTGGTTGTCTGCCAACACCGTTGCTTATCCTCTTTCATATTTTCTATATTAATTTTTGCCCCAGGTTTCAGGAAACAAATATTTATTGAAAGTAAGTGGGATGAAATACAGTCATGAGTTCCTTTGAagtagatttttttacacaaacgaTTTAAACTCAATCTTAAAGTGCCCCCTTGTGTTTGGAACATGTTAAAACAATCAAACTGTTTCAAAGTGAACGCTTCGTCAACAATGGGTTTTTATAATGCCTGACACAGATTGCTATGAAAAACATTATTTGAGTCAAAATATTTTGATGTATGTATTACAATTGTGTAGATACGGGATATGAAAAATAAATTACCAACATATCCTCATTAACTTCCCTTGACGAGGGCATTATGTAAACTTATACTACAATAACTGGCAAACCTCAATTCTTTAAATGAAAACCATGCAGTTTCAGAAACTGTTCAGTTATGTTGAATCAATCCAATAATTACAAATCATT harbors:
- the LOC136942989 gene encoding SH3 and PX domain-containing protein 2A-like isoform X2 yields the protein MQVRTVLEVKVVDVQKRRNPSKHYVYLISVTYSDTACHVIYRRYSKFFDLQMQLLDKFPIEGGQKDPKKRIIPFLPGKVLFRRSHIRDVAVKRLRHLDDYCRALMKLPQHISQSEEVLRFFEANAEDLNPPKEECGGSSKRKSGLDGADPMLLEQYVVVANYEKQENAEIGLQVGEVVDVIEKSESGWWFVSTAEEQGWVPATYLNSHSGTRDDLELGASRAGEEEKYVTVQPYSSQGKDEIAFEKGAIVEVIQKNLEGWWFIRYQDKEGWAPASYLKKVKDDLSPRKKTVTGPVEIIGNIMEISNLLNKRTLSERDMQVEGPPEESPQVARREISLPMPCRDSCPGPALPESKVKPEPASPAVARIAPHRIEIGSPILRQKPPPRRDATLGFQLPSLPEPPTVEAEYYTIAEFQSGIADGISFNGGQKADVIEKNSGGWWYVQIGEKEGWAPCSYIDKRKKPNLNRRTSTLSRPKVPPPAPPVKKQDSEETAPPSSPGSEAPESPVSPGRPVYEEPEYDVPAIGDLDMESEFEFLRGDGSSVDGKNEDASSSHLSFKPSPASSVHSASFKTDESFEDVSQEAEEESEAVEECIYENDGFRPFRETSHTHYSGDSDSPKTNVPSETSRPANCHSTPGGRRASKKNQLELNGNQIPTKPEGGATSPRIVSSDSTADLPKQSRMKKENKVESKMATTKPKPVVRPKPQLVKNSSAEKMDISSLRRQLRPTGQLKNGTSKATKGEDSETASVISSEDSFSSYSTSDLSSTYSKGSRGDSDLESCTLYRTTDPYEKVQESEVSFPGGVEVEVLEKQESGWWYIRWGEAEGWAPTYYLEPVRQPDDTAGSESDGTPTKPGSLSKSNSLEKNEQRVQALNNINQNLKRITPPIPSKPPGGLSRPLGLFNGFQKQKNGTKQQLMVRPQSVFISAPIIDTPSPVGSLRRGESLNATDHPRSSPTVKRNASFDTPPRAPAPKGNAASSNRNTSSTGSSEFLGRGPQRNDLTTSTVKPKTIEKHHIIHNNLRELYVSIADYHGDEETMGFPEGTSLEVLDRNPNGWWYCQVLDSGKPRKGWVPSNYLERKP
- the LOC136942989 gene encoding SH3 and PX domain-containing protein 2A-like isoform X1; translation: MQVRTVLEVKVVDVQKRRNPSKHYVYLISVTYSDTACHVIYRRYSKFFDLQMQLLDKFPIEGGQKDPKKRIIPFLPGKVLFRRSHIRDVAVKRLRHLDDYCRALMKLPQHISQSEEVLRFFEANAEDLNPPKEECGGSSKRKSGLDGADPMLLEQYVVVANYEKQENAEIGLQVGEVVDVIEKSESGWWFVSTAEEQGWVPATYLNSHSGTRDDLELGASRAGEVPKRHKAHLKRLDRRWTLGGMVSRQQSREEKYVTVQPYSSQGKDEIAFEKGAIVEVIQKNLEGWWFIRYQDKEGWAPASYLKKVKDDLSPRKKTVTGPVEIIGNIMEISNLLNKRTLSERDMQVEGPPEESPQVARREISLPMPCRDSCPGPALPESKVKPEPASPAVARIAPHRIEIGSPILRQKPPPRRDATLGFQLPSLPEPPTVEAEYYTIAEFQSGIADGISFNGGQKADVIEKNSGGWWYVQIGEKEGWAPCSYIDKRKKPNLNRRTSTLSRPKVPPPAPPVKKQDSEETAPPSSPGSEAPESPVSPGRPVYEEPEYDVPAIGDLDMESEFEFLRGDGSSVDGKNEDASSSHLSFKPSPASSVHSASFKTDESFEDVSQEAEEESEAVEECIYENDGFRPFRETSHTHYSGDSDSPKTNVPSETSRPANCHSTPGGRRASKKNQLELNGNQIPTKPEGGATSPRIVSSDSTADLPKQSRMKKENKVESKMATTKPKPVVRPKPQLVKNSSAEKMDISSLRRQLRPTGQLKNGTSKATKGEDSETASVISSEDSFSSYSTSDLSSTYSKGSRGDSDLESCTLYRTTDPYEKVQESEVSFPGGVEVEVLEKQESGWWYIRWGEAEGWAPTYYLEPVRQPDDTAGSESDGTPTKPGSLSKSNSLEKNEQRVQALNNINQNLKRITPPIPSKPPGGLSRPLGLFNGFQKQKNGTKQQLMVRPQSVFISAPIIDTPSPVGSLRRGESLNATDHPRSSPTVKRNASFDTPPRAPAPKGNAASSNRNTSSTGSSEFLGRGPQRNDLTTSTVKPKTIEKHHIIHNNLRELYVSIADYHGDEETMGFPEGTSLEVLDRNPNGWWYCQVLDSGKPRKGWVPSNYLERKP